A section of the Lineus longissimus chromosome 1, tnLinLong1.2, whole genome shotgun sequence genome encodes:
- the LOC135495006 gene encoding uncharacterized protein LOC135495006 isoform X3: protein MQRKLKKQTERRKKARPLSEIRLDPRNLSSTGCEWDAVFLAMGQSTDDSQSTYDNPSFQYDDFSHGPPTSRYKYQDEEPASITFKEGGEKKTCCCYALFILLIILIYAGVVVGVCIYFLVILPEQRASMKPIEHYTKIFSCQVRVVEGPFSQHNIMLNEPLSSQYQTFAGAWQFQMDQTFKDSSLGSNYDSTKVTSFGKGSLIINFDINLKKEIGAKESVYDDIKRIILSSCKVDKEKSTQSLCISGGFLFSRNDINVTSTDGKKPEATTTPPEPPSPDCVLIPNNTHFGCHTFYTHAIFPNFINQTNMKEAKAALLSNDILITTDCYWHTKLFLCSLLMPKCVNRTVNITTTAMPTTTGNTAPPTTAGATTQPAGGSHGGSTQPVGATTQTAGGSTQPAANSIQPSAGGTTHPVGGTTQSIQPSAGGTTQPVGGTTQPEGHQTKQAVGTTQLPRYPITEERPFQLPPCRNICDAAIKNCGWLYSWGSSTDYLKINCSDFPDSTDPEVCVGGQEANTPAVVGVCSKGYMECDNPQRCIHTTWKCDSYSDCEDKSDEKDCSYCQATKYKCSGGACVDEVARCNGTGECSMDSDEKHCVNLAPANTSAPRVNGQGVLQVYSSANASFIDACATGWDANATAMACKQMGFRSINATYVEVDATGDIGPKLKKSDLSGKYLHANLDLKATCPSNKTVQLTCGEAECGTRPAYVPSFARIVGGTEVRPGSWPWLVGLYGGERGAFYCAGVMINELWVLTAAHCIGGMTPLDDLNIHFGATRRFAFSKYKQVRKAVQMTRHPNHTMPDPPYDVGLIKVNESVVFNDYVRPICLPPHGKDMKPGMSGYVTGWGKTSETASGYSDVAKQVLVTLADTIECSATLINVAAYFKGMVQKGKSICAVGEIGYDACQGDSGGPLAFEEKGKWYVGGIVSTGVGCARGYPAVYTSVPYYVNWIHSVIGT, encoded by the exons TCGACCTATGACAATCCGTCATTCCAATATGACGACTTCTCACACGGACCTCCGACCTCAAGATATAAGTATCAGGATGAAGAACCGGCCAGCATCACTTTCAAGGAAGGCGGAGAGAAGAAGACTTGCTGCTGCTACGCACTTTTCATTTTACTTATTATCCTCATATACGCCGGTGTCGTTGTGGGAGTATGTATTTATTTTTTAG TTATTTTACCAGAGCAAAGGGCGTCGATGAAGCCAATAGAACACTATACGAAGATTTTCTCTTGTCAAGTCAGAGTAGTGGAAGGACCCTTCTCCCAACATAACATAATGCTGAACGAACCTTTGTCTTCCCAATATCAAACATTCGCTGGAGCATGGCAGTTTCAG ATGGACCAAACCTTTAAAGACAGTTCACTCGGCAGTAACTATGATAGTACAAAAGTAACAAGTTTTGG AAAAGGCAGTCTCATTATCAACTTCGACATTAATCTAAAAAAAGAGATTGGAGCGAAGGAATCAGTTTATGACGATATCAAGAGAATCATCCTATCATCGTGCAAGGTTGACAAAGAAAAGTCAACACAGTCATTATGTATCAGTGGGGGGTTCCTGTTTTCAAGGAATGATATCAACGTCACATCAACAGATG GAAAGAAACCAGAAGCCACAACCACTCCGCCGGAGCCGCCGA GTCCTGACTGCGTCCTGATACCAAACAATACACACTTTGGCTGCCACACATTTTACACCCATGCCATTTTCCCAAACTTTATAAATCAGACGAATATGAAAGAAGCCAAAGCGGCTCTTTTGTCTAATGATATATTGATAACTACTGACTGTTATTGGCATACGAAACTATTCCTATGCAGTTTACTGATGCCTAAATGTGTGAACAGAACGGTAAATATTACGACGACCGCCATGCCCACTACAACAGGCAACACAGCCCCACCCACAACTGCAGGTGCTACGACGCAACCAGCAGGCGGATCACATGGAGGATCTACCCAACCCGTTGGAGCTACGACCCAAACCGCAGGAGGTTCTACCCAACCAGCGGCTAATTCTATACAGCCTTCTGCTGGTGGTACGACTCACCCTGTTGGAGGTACTACCCAATCTATACAGCCTTCTGCTGGTGGTACAACTCAACCTGTTGGAGGTACTACCCAACCAGAAGGACACCAGACCAAACAGGCAGTAGGAACGACACAGCTTCCTAGATATCCTATCACAGAAGAGAGGCCATTCCAACTACCACCTTGTAGGAATATATGCGATG CTGCTATAAAGAACTGCGGATGGTTGTATAGCTGGGGAAGCAGTACCGACTATTTGAAGATTAACTGTAGTGACTTCCCCGACTCAACTGATCCCGAGGTTTGTGTAGGAGGGCAGGAGGCCAATACTCCAGCAGTTGTAG GGGTTTGTTCAAAGGGTTACATGGAGTGTGACAATCCACAACGTTGTATCCACACCACCTGGAAATGCGATAGTTACAGTGATTGCGAGGATAAGTCAGATGAAAAGGACTGTA GTTATTGTCAAGCGACAAAATACAAATGCTCTGGCGGGGCTTGCGTTGACGAGGTGGCAAGATGTAATGGAACTGGGGAGTGTTCAATGGACTCGGATGAAAAACACTGTG TAAACCTCGCACCCGCAAACACTTCTGCACCGCGTGTGAACGGGCAAGGCGTACTTCAAGTGTACTCTTCTGCGAATGCTTCTTTCATTGACGCATGTGCCACGGGATGGGACGCCAATGCCACGGCCATGGCATGCAAACAGATGGGCTTTAGATCAATAAATGCAACCTACGTCGAAGTCGATGCCACTGGAGACATAGGGCCAAAACTAAAGAAGAGTGATCTCAGTGGGAAATATCTTCATGCCAATTTAGATCTCAA GGCAACTTGTCCGTCCAATAAAACTGTACAGCTTACATGTGGGGAAGCAG AATGTGGCACCCGCCCCGCCTATGTCCCATCTTTCGCCAGAATTGTCGGTGGAACTGAAGTGCGACCGGGGAGCTGGCCTTGGCTAGTGGGTCTTTACGGTGGCGAGCGAGGCGCCTTCTACTGTGCTGGAGTCATGATCAACGAATTGTGGGTACTGACAGCTGCACATTGCATTGGCGG AATGACTCCACTGGATGATCTCAACATACATTTCGGGGCGACTCGTCGCTTCGCCTTCAGCAAATACAAGCAGGTTCGAAAAGCCGTTCAAATGACGAGACATCCGAATCACACCATGCCAGATCCGCCTTATGATGTTGGCTTGATTAAAGTCAATGAGTCTGTAGTTTTCAATGACTACGTGAGACCGATATGCCTGCCCCCTCACGGCAAGGATATGAAGCCAGGAATGTCCGGATACGTAACAGGGTGGGGAAAAACGTCGGAAACAG CATCCGGCTACTCGGATGTAGCAAAACAAGTCTTGGTCACCCTTGCTGATACGATAGAATGTTCGGCCACACTGATCAACGTTGCGGCATACTTTAAAGGGATGGTCCAAAAAGGCAAGTCCATATGTGCAGTCGGGGAGATTGGATACGACGCATGCCAG GGAGACAGCGGAGGGCCACTCGCATTTGAAGAAAAAGGCAAATGGTATGTTGGAGGAATAGTGTCCACCGGGGTAGGATGTGCCAGAGGTTATCCTGCAGTTTATACTAGTGTGCCGTACTACGTAAACTGGATACACAGTGTGATCGGTACTTAG
- the LOC135495006 gene encoding uncharacterized protein LOC135495006 isoform X1 produces MQRKLKKQTERRKKARPLSEIRLDPRNLSSTGCEWDAVFLAMGQSTDDSQSTYDNPSFQYDDFSHGPPTSRYKYQDEEPASITFKEGGEKKTCCCYALFILLIILIYAGVVVGVCIYFLVILPEQRASMKPIEHYTKIFSCQVRVVEGPFSQHNIMLNEPLSSQYQTFAGAWQFQMDQTFKDSSLGSNYDSTKVTSFGKGSLIINFDINLKKEIGAKESVYDDIKRIILSSCKVDKEKSTQSLCISGGFLFSRNDINVTSTDGKKPEATTTPPEPPSPDCVLIPNNTHFGCHTFYTHAIFPNFINQTNMKEAKAALLSNDILITTDCYWHTKLFLCSLLMPKCVNRTVNITTTAMPTTTGNTAPPTTAGATTQPAGGSHGGSTQPVGATTQTAGGSTQPAANSIQPSAGGTTHPVGGTTQSIQPSAGGTTQPVGGTTQPEGHQTKQAVGTTQLPRYPITEERPFQLPPCRNICDAAIKNCGWLYSWGSSTDYLKINCSDFPDSTDPEVCVGGQEANTPAVVGVCSKGYMECDNPQRCIHTTWKCDSYSDCEDKSDEKDCSYCQATKYKCSGGACVDEVARCNGTGECSMDSDEKHCVNLAPANTSAPRVNGQGVLQVYSSANASFIDACATGWDANATAMACKQMGFRSINATYVEVDATGDIGPKLKKSDLSGKYLHANLDLKATCPSNKTVQLTCGEAECGTRPAYVPSFARIVGGTEVRPGSWPWLVGLYGGERGAFYCAGVMINELWVLTAAHCIGGMTPLDDLNIHFGATRRFAFSKYKQVRKAVQMTRHPNHTMPDPPYDVGLIKVNESVVFNDYVRPICLPPHGKDMKPGMSGYVTGWGKTSETASGYSDVAKQVLVTLADTIECSATLINVAAYFKGMVQKGKSICAVGEIGYDACQGLKRGLHGDSGGPLAFEEKGKWYVGGIVSTGVGCARGYPAVYTSVPYYVNWIHSVIGT; encoded by the exons TCGACCTATGACAATCCGTCATTCCAATATGACGACTTCTCACACGGACCTCCGACCTCAAGATATAAGTATCAGGATGAAGAACCGGCCAGCATCACTTTCAAGGAAGGCGGAGAGAAGAAGACTTGCTGCTGCTACGCACTTTTCATTTTACTTATTATCCTCATATACGCCGGTGTCGTTGTGGGAGTATGTATTTATTTTTTAG TTATTTTACCAGAGCAAAGGGCGTCGATGAAGCCAATAGAACACTATACGAAGATTTTCTCTTGTCAAGTCAGAGTAGTGGAAGGACCCTTCTCCCAACATAACATAATGCTGAACGAACCTTTGTCTTCCCAATATCAAACATTCGCTGGAGCATGGCAGTTTCAG ATGGACCAAACCTTTAAAGACAGTTCACTCGGCAGTAACTATGATAGTACAAAAGTAACAAGTTTTGG AAAAGGCAGTCTCATTATCAACTTCGACATTAATCTAAAAAAAGAGATTGGAGCGAAGGAATCAGTTTATGACGATATCAAGAGAATCATCCTATCATCGTGCAAGGTTGACAAAGAAAAGTCAACACAGTCATTATGTATCAGTGGGGGGTTCCTGTTTTCAAGGAATGATATCAACGTCACATCAACAGATG GAAAGAAACCAGAAGCCACAACCACTCCGCCGGAGCCGCCGA GTCCTGACTGCGTCCTGATACCAAACAATACACACTTTGGCTGCCACACATTTTACACCCATGCCATTTTCCCAAACTTTATAAATCAGACGAATATGAAAGAAGCCAAAGCGGCTCTTTTGTCTAATGATATATTGATAACTACTGACTGTTATTGGCATACGAAACTATTCCTATGCAGTTTACTGATGCCTAAATGTGTGAACAGAACGGTAAATATTACGACGACCGCCATGCCCACTACAACAGGCAACACAGCCCCACCCACAACTGCAGGTGCTACGACGCAACCAGCAGGCGGATCACATGGAGGATCTACCCAACCCGTTGGAGCTACGACCCAAACCGCAGGAGGTTCTACCCAACCAGCGGCTAATTCTATACAGCCTTCTGCTGGTGGTACGACTCACCCTGTTGGAGGTACTACCCAATCTATACAGCCTTCTGCTGGTGGTACAACTCAACCTGTTGGAGGTACTACCCAACCAGAAGGACACCAGACCAAACAGGCAGTAGGAACGACACAGCTTCCTAGATATCCTATCACAGAAGAGAGGCCATTCCAACTACCACCTTGTAGGAATATATGCGATG CTGCTATAAAGAACTGCGGATGGTTGTATAGCTGGGGAAGCAGTACCGACTATTTGAAGATTAACTGTAGTGACTTCCCCGACTCAACTGATCCCGAGGTTTGTGTAGGAGGGCAGGAGGCCAATACTCCAGCAGTTGTAG GGGTTTGTTCAAAGGGTTACATGGAGTGTGACAATCCACAACGTTGTATCCACACCACCTGGAAATGCGATAGTTACAGTGATTGCGAGGATAAGTCAGATGAAAAGGACTGTA GTTATTGTCAAGCGACAAAATACAAATGCTCTGGCGGGGCTTGCGTTGACGAGGTGGCAAGATGTAATGGAACTGGGGAGTGTTCAATGGACTCGGATGAAAAACACTGTG TAAACCTCGCACCCGCAAACACTTCTGCACCGCGTGTGAACGGGCAAGGCGTACTTCAAGTGTACTCTTCTGCGAATGCTTCTTTCATTGACGCATGTGCCACGGGATGGGACGCCAATGCCACGGCCATGGCATGCAAACAGATGGGCTTTAGATCAATAAATGCAACCTACGTCGAAGTCGATGCCACTGGAGACATAGGGCCAAAACTAAAGAAGAGTGATCTCAGTGGGAAATATCTTCATGCCAATTTAGATCTCAA GGCAACTTGTCCGTCCAATAAAACTGTACAGCTTACATGTGGGGAAGCAG AATGTGGCACCCGCCCCGCCTATGTCCCATCTTTCGCCAGAATTGTCGGTGGAACTGAAGTGCGACCGGGGAGCTGGCCTTGGCTAGTGGGTCTTTACGGTGGCGAGCGAGGCGCCTTCTACTGTGCTGGAGTCATGATCAACGAATTGTGGGTACTGACAGCTGCACATTGCATTGGCGG AATGACTCCACTGGATGATCTCAACATACATTTCGGGGCGACTCGTCGCTTCGCCTTCAGCAAATACAAGCAGGTTCGAAAAGCCGTTCAAATGACGAGACATCCGAATCACACCATGCCAGATCCGCCTTATGATGTTGGCTTGATTAAAGTCAATGAGTCTGTAGTTTTCAATGACTACGTGAGACCGATATGCCTGCCCCCTCACGGCAAGGATATGAAGCCAGGAATGTCCGGATACGTAACAGGGTGGGGAAAAACGTCGGAAACAG CATCCGGCTACTCGGATGTAGCAAAACAAGTCTTGGTCACCCTTGCTGATACGATAGAATGTTCGGCCACACTGATCAACGTTGCGGCATACTTTAAAGGGATGGTCCAAAAAGGCAAGTCCATATGTGCAGTCGGGGAGATTGGATACGACGCATGCCAG GGCTTGAAGAGAGGACTACAC GGAGACAGCGGAGGGCCACTCGCATTTGAAGAAAAAGGCAAATGGTATGTTGGAGGAATAGTGTCCACCGGGGTAGGATGTGCCAGAGGTTATCCTGCAGTTTATACTAGTGTGCCGTACTACGTAAACTGGATACACAGTGTGATCGGTACTTAG
- the LOC135495006 gene encoding uncharacterized protein LOC135495006 isoform X4: MSYKLKIPPSVQEWHAKHNIEDDQAVNISFKTSHAFSSQRTFSTYDNPSFQYDDFSHGPPTSRYKYQDEEPASITFKEGGEKKTCCCYALFILLIILIYAGVVVGVCIYFLVILPEQRASMKPIEHYTKIFSCQVRVVEGPFSQHNIMLNEPLSSQYQTFAGAWQFQMDQTFKDSSLGSNYDSTKVTSFGKGSLIINFDINLKKEIGAKESVYDDIKRIILSSCKVDKEKSTQSLCISGGFLFSRNDINVTSTDGKKPEATTTPPEPPSPDCVLIPNNTHFGCHTFYTHAIFPNFINQTNMKEAKAALLSNDILITTDCYWHTKLFLCSLLMPKCVNRTVNITTTAMPTTTGNTAPPTTAGATTQPAGGSHGGSTQPVGATTQTAGGSTQPAANSIQPSAGGTTHPVGGTTQSIQPSAGGTTQPVGGTTQPEGHQTKQAVGTTQLPRYPITEERPFQLPPCRNICDAAIKNCGWLYSWGSSTDYLKINCSDFPDSTDPEVCVGGQEANTPAVVGVCSKGYMECDNPQRCIHTTWKCDSYSDCEDKSDEKDCSYCQATKYKCSGGACVDEVARCNGTGECSMDSDEKHCVNLAPANTSAPRVNGQGVLQVYSSANASFIDACATGWDANATAMACKQMGFRSINATYVEVDATGDIGPKLKKSDLSGKYLHANLDLKATCPSNKTVQLTCGEAECGTRPAYVPSFARIVGGTEVRPGSWPWLVGLYGGERGAFYCAGVMINELWVLTAAHCIGGMTPLDDLNIHFGATRRFAFSKYKQVRKAVQMTRHPNHTMPDPPYDVGLIKVNESVVFNDYVRPICLPPHGKDMKPGMSGYVTGWGKTSETASGYSDVAKQVLVTLADTIECSATLINVAAYFKGMVQKGKSICAVGEIGYDACQGLKRGLHGDSGGPLAFEEKGKWYVGGIVSTGVGCARGYPAVYTSVPYYVNWIHSVIGT, encoded by the exons TCGACCTATGACAATCCGTCATTCCAATATGACGACTTCTCACACGGACCTCCGACCTCAAGATATAAGTATCAGGATGAAGAACCGGCCAGCATCACTTTCAAGGAAGGCGGAGAGAAGAAGACTTGCTGCTGCTACGCACTTTTCATTTTACTTATTATCCTCATATACGCCGGTGTCGTTGTGGGAGTATGTATTTATTTTTTAG TTATTTTACCAGAGCAAAGGGCGTCGATGAAGCCAATAGAACACTATACGAAGATTTTCTCTTGTCAAGTCAGAGTAGTGGAAGGACCCTTCTCCCAACATAACATAATGCTGAACGAACCTTTGTCTTCCCAATATCAAACATTCGCTGGAGCATGGCAGTTTCAG ATGGACCAAACCTTTAAAGACAGTTCACTCGGCAGTAACTATGATAGTACAAAAGTAACAAGTTTTGG AAAAGGCAGTCTCATTATCAACTTCGACATTAATCTAAAAAAAGAGATTGGAGCGAAGGAATCAGTTTATGACGATATCAAGAGAATCATCCTATCATCGTGCAAGGTTGACAAAGAAAAGTCAACACAGTCATTATGTATCAGTGGGGGGTTCCTGTTTTCAAGGAATGATATCAACGTCACATCAACAGATG GAAAGAAACCAGAAGCCACAACCACTCCGCCGGAGCCGCCGA GTCCTGACTGCGTCCTGATACCAAACAATACACACTTTGGCTGCCACACATTTTACACCCATGCCATTTTCCCAAACTTTATAAATCAGACGAATATGAAAGAAGCCAAAGCGGCTCTTTTGTCTAATGATATATTGATAACTACTGACTGTTATTGGCATACGAAACTATTCCTATGCAGTTTACTGATGCCTAAATGTGTGAACAGAACGGTAAATATTACGACGACCGCCATGCCCACTACAACAGGCAACACAGCCCCACCCACAACTGCAGGTGCTACGACGCAACCAGCAGGCGGATCACATGGAGGATCTACCCAACCCGTTGGAGCTACGACCCAAACCGCAGGAGGTTCTACCCAACCAGCGGCTAATTCTATACAGCCTTCTGCTGGTGGTACGACTCACCCTGTTGGAGGTACTACCCAATCTATACAGCCTTCTGCTGGTGGTACAACTCAACCTGTTGGAGGTACTACCCAACCAGAAGGACACCAGACCAAACAGGCAGTAGGAACGACACAGCTTCCTAGATATCCTATCACAGAAGAGAGGCCATTCCAACTACCACCTTGTAGGAATATATGCGATG CTGCTATAAAGAACTGCGGATGGTTGTATAGCTGGGGAAGCAGTACCGACTATTTGAAGATTAACTGTAGTGACTTCCCCGACTCAACTGATCCCGAGGTTTGTGTAGGAGGGCAGGAGGCCAATACTCCAGCAGTTGTAG GGGTTTGTTCAAAGGGTTACATGGAGTGTGACAATCCACAACGTTGTATCCACACCACCTGGAAATGCGATAGTTACAGTGATTGCGAGGATAAGTCAGATGAAAAGGACTGTA GTTATTGTCAAGCGACAAAATACAAATGCTCTGGCGGGGCTTGCGTTGACGAGGTGGCAAGATGTAATGGAACTGGGGAGTGTTCAATGGACTCGGATGAAAAACACTGTG TAAACCTCGCACCCGCAAACACTTCTGCACCGCGTGTGAACGGGCAAGGCGTACTTCAAGTGTACTCTTCTGCGAATGCTTCTTTCATTGACGCATGTGCCACGGGATGGGACGCCAATGCCACGGCCATGGCATGCAAACAGATGGGCTTTAGATCAATAAATGCAACCTACGTCGAAGTCGATGCCACTGGAGACATAGGGCCAAAACTAAAGAAGAGTGATCTCAGTGGGAAATATCTTCATGCCAATTTAGATCTCAA GGCAACTTGTCCGTCCAATAAAACTGTACAGCTTACATGTGGGGAAGCAG AATGTGGCACCCGCCCCGCCTATGTCCCATCTTTCGCCAGAATTGTCGGTGGAACTGAAGTGCGACCGGGGAGCTGGCCTTGGCTAGTGGGTCTTTACGGTGGCGAGCGAGGCGCCTTCTACTGTGCTGGAGTCATGATCAACGAATTGTGGGTACTGACAGCTGCACATTGCATTGGCGG AATGACTCCACTGGATGATCTCAACATACATTTCGGGGCGACTCGTCGCTTCGCCTTCAGCAAATACAAGCAGGTTCGAAAAGCCGTTCAAATGACGAGACATCCGAATCACACCATGCCAGATCCGCCTTATGATGTTGGCTTGATTAAAGTCAATGAGTCTGTAGTTTTCAATGACTACGTGAGACCGATATGCCTGCCCCCTCACGGCAAGGATATGAAGCCAGGAATGTCCGGATACGTAACAGGGTGGGGAAAAACGTCGGAAACAG CATCCGGCTACTCGGATGTAGCAAAACAAGTCTTGGTCACCCTTGCTGATACGATAGAATGTTCGGCCACACTGATCAACGTTGCGGCATACTTTAAAGGGATGGTCCAAAAAGGCAAGTCCATATGTGCAGTCGGGGAGATTGGATACGACGCATGCCAG GGCTTGAAGAGAGGACTACAC GGAGACAGCGGAGGGCCACTCGCATTTGAAGAAAAAGGCAAATGGTATGTTGGAGGAATAGTGTCCACCGGGGTAGGATGTGCCAGAGGTTATCCTGCAGTTTATACTAGTGTGCCGTACTACGTAAACTGGATACACAGTGTGATCGGTACTTAG
- the LOC135495006 gene encoding atrial natriuretic peptide-converting enzyme-like isoform X6 translates to MSYKLKIPPSVQEWHAKHNIEDDQASTYDNPSFQYDDFSHGPPTSRYKYQDEEPASITFKEGGEKKTCCCYALFILLIILIYAGVVVGVCIYFLVILPEQRASMKPIEHYTKIFSCQVRVVEGPFSQHNIMLNEPLSSQYQTFAGAWQFQMDQTFKDSSLGSNYDSTKVTSFGKGSLIINFDINLKKEIGAKESVYDDIKRIILSSCKVDKEKSTQSLCISGGFLFSRNDINVTSTDGKKPEATTTPPEPPSPDCVLIPNNTHFGCHTFYTHAIFPNFINQTNMKEAKAALLSNDILITTDCYWHTKLFLCSLLMPKCVNRTVNITTTAMPTTTGNTAPPTTAGATTQPAGGSHGGSTQPVGATTQTAGGSTQPAANSIQPSAGGTTHPVGGTTQSIQPSAGGTTQPVGGTTQPEGHQTKQAVGTTQLPRYPITEERPFQLPPCRNICDAAIKNCGWLYSWGSSTDYLKINCSDFPDSTDPEVCVGGQEANTPAVVGVCSKGYMECDNPQRCIHTTWKCDSYSDCEDKSDEKDCSYCQATKYKCSGGACVDEVARCNGTGECSMDSDEKHCVNLAPANTSAPRVNGQGVLQVYSSANASFIDACATGWDANATAMACKQMGFRSINATYVEVDATGDIGPKLKKSDLSGKYLHANLDLKATCPSNKTVQLTCGEAECGTRPAYVPSFARIVGGTEVRPGSWPWLVGLYGGERGAFYCAGVMINELWVLTAAHCIGGMTPLDDLNIHFGATRRFAFSKYKQVRKAVQMTRHPNHTMPDPPYDVGLIKVNESVVFNDYVRPICLPPHGKDMKPGMSGYVTGWGKTSETASGYSDVAKQVLVTLADTIECSATLINVAAYFKGMVQKGKSICAVGEIGYDACQGLKRGLHGDSGGPLAFEEKGKWYVGGIVSTGVGCARGYPAVYTSVPYYVNWIHSVIGT, encoded by the exons TCGACCTATGACAATCCGTCATTCCAATATGACGACTTCTCACACGGACCTCCGACCTCAAGATATAAGTATCAGGATGAAGAACCGGCCAGCATCACTTTCAAGGAAGGCGGAGAGAAGAAGACTTGCTGCTGCTACGCACTTTTCATTTTACTTATTATCCTCATATACGCCGGTGTCGTTGTGGGAGTATGTATTTATTTTTTAG TTATTTTACCAGAGCAAAGGGCGTCGATGAAGCCAATAGAACACTATACGAAGATTTTCTCTTGTCAAGTCAGAGTAGTGGAAGGACCCTTCTCCCAACATAACATAATGCTGAACGAACCTTTGTCTTCCCAATATCAAACATTCGCTGGAGCATGGCAGTTTCAG ATGGACCAAACCTTTAAAGACAGTTCACTCGGCAGTAACTATGATAGTACAAAAGTAACAAGTTTTGG AAAAGGCAGTCTCATTATCAACTTCGACATTAATCTAAAAAAAGAGATTGGAGCGAAGGAATCAGTTTATGACGATATCAAGAGAATCATCCTATCATCGTGCAAGGTTGACAAAGAAAAGTCAACACAGTCATTATGTATCAGTGGGGGGTTCCTGTTTTCAAGGAATGATATCAACGTCACATCAACAGATG GAAAGAAACCAGAAGCCACAACCACTCCGCCGGAGCCGCCGA GTCCTGACTGCGTCCTGATACCAAACAATACACACTTTGGCTGCCACACATTTTACACCCATGCCATTTTCCCAAACTTTATAAATCAGACGAATATGAAAGAAGCCAAAGCGGCTCTTTTGTCTAATGATATATTGATAACTACTGACTGTTATTGGCATACGAAACTATTCCTATGCAGTTTACTGATGCCTAAATGTGTGAACAGAACGGTAAATATTACGACGACCGCCATGCCCACTACAACAGGCAACACAGCCCCACCCACAACTGCAGGTGCTACGACGCAACCAGCAGGCGGATCACATGGAGGATCTACCCAACCCGTTGGAGCTACGACCCAAACCGCAGGAGGTTCTACCCAACCAGCGGCTAATTCTATACAGCCTTCTGCTGGTGGTACGACTCACCCTGTTGGAGGTACTACCCAATCTATACAGCCTTCTGCTGGTGGTACAACTCAACCTGTTGGAGGTACTACCCAACCAGAAGGACACCAGACCAAACAGGCAGTAGGAACGACACAGCTTCCTAGATATCCTATCACAGAAGAGAGGCCATTCCAACTACCACCTTGTAGGAATATATGCGATG CTGCTATAAAGAACTGCGGATGGTTGTATAGCTGGGGAAGCAGTACCGACTATTTGAAGATTAACTGTAGTGACTTCCCCGACTCAACTGATCCCGAGGTTTGTGTAGGAGGGCAGGAGGCCAATACTCCAGCAGTTGTAG GGGTTTGTTCAAAGGGTTACATGGAGTGTGACAATCCACAACGTTGTATCCACACCACCTGGAAATGCGATAGTTACAGTGATTGCGAGGATAAGTCAGATGAAAAGGACTGTA GTTATTGTCAAGCGACAAAATACAAATGCTCTGGCGGGGCTTGCGTTGACGAGGTGGCAAGATGTAATGGAACTGGGGAGTGTTCAATGGACTCGGATGAAAAACACTGTG TAAACCTCGCACCCGCAAACACTTCTGCACCGCGTGTGAACGGGCAAGGCGTACTTCAAGTGTACTCTTCTGCGAATGCTTCTTTCATTGACGCATGTGCCACGGGATGGGACGCCAATGCCACGGCCATGGCATGCAAACAGATGGGCTTTAGATCAATAAATGCAACCTACGTCGAAGTCGATGCCACTGGAGACATAGGGCCAAAACTAAAGAAGAGTGATCTCAGTGGGAAATATCTTCATGCCAATTTAGATCTCAA GGCAACTTGTCCGTCCAATAAAACTGTACAGCTTACATGTGGGGAAGCAG AATGTGGCACCCGCCCCGCCTATGTCCCATCTTTCGCCAGAATTGTCGGTGGAACTGAAGTGCGACCGGGGAGCTGGCCTTGGCTAGTGGGTCTTTACGGTGGCGAGCGAGGCGCCTTCTACTGTGCTGGAGTCATGATCAACGAATTGTGGGTACTGACAGCTGCACATTGCATTGGCGG AATGACTCCACTGGATGATCTCAACATACATTTCGGGGCGACTCGTCGCTTCGCCTTCAGCAAATACAAGCAGGTTCGAAAAGCCGTTCAAATGACGAGACATCCGAATCACACCATGCCAGATCCGCCTTATGATGTTGGCTTGATTAAAGTCAATGAGTCTGTAGTTTTCAATGACTACGTGAGACCGATATGCCTGCCCCCTCACGGCAAGGATATGAAGCCAGGAATGTCCGGATACGTAACAGGGTGGGGAAAAACGTCGGAAACAG CATCCGGCTACTCGGATGTAGCAAAACAAGTCTTGGTCACCCTTGCTGATACGATAGAATGTTCGGCCACACTGATCAACGTTGCGGCATACTTTAAAGGGATGGTCCAAAAAGGCAAGTCCATATGTGCAGTCGGGGAGATTGGATACGACGCATGCCAG GGCTTGAAGAGAGGACTACAC GGAGACAGCGGAGGGCCACTCGCATTTGAAGAAAAAGGCAAATGGTATGTTGGAGGAATAGTGTCCACCGGGGTAGGATGTGCCAGAGGTTATCCTGCAGTTTATACTAGTGTGCCGTACTACGTAAACTGGATACACAGTGTGATCGGTACTTAG